One Hemiscyllium ocellatum isolate sHemOce1 chromosome 45, sHemOce1.pat.X.cur, whole genome shotgun sequence genomic region harbors:
- the LOC132835983 gene encoding glutaryl-CoA dehydrogenase, mitochondrial-like → MALRQAARSFLGTARRTAVVSSLRTQGTAKAFKEKDEKVEEQKMTKLPKVQFDWRDPLNLESQLTEEEILIRDTFRQYCQSKLMPRILLANRNEVFHREILSEMGELGVLGSTIKGYGCAGTSYVAYGLIAREVERVDSSYRSVMSVQSSLVMHPIAAYGTEAQKLKYLPKLAKGELLGCFGLTEPNHGSDPSSMETKARYNKSSNTYTLNGSKTWITNSPMADIFVVWAKCDDGKVRGFILEKGMKGLATPKIEGKFSLRASLTGMILMEDVEVPVENLLPGAVGLSGPFGCLNNARYGIAWGALGAAEFCLETARQYALDRIQFGAPIARNQLIQKKMADMLTEITLGLHACIQLGRLKEEDKAAPEMISMLKRNSCGKALDIARQARDILGGNGICDEYHVIRHVMNLESVNTYEGTHDIHALILGKAITGLQSFTGQK, encoded by the exons AGAAAGATGAAAAGGTGGAAGAGCAGAAAATGACCAAAT TGCCTAAGGTCCAGTTTGACTGGCGTGATCCTCTGAACCTGGAAAGTCAGCTGACTGAAGAAGAAATTCTCATTCGAGACACTTTCCGCCAGTATTGCCAATCAAAGCTGATGCCAAGGATTCTTCTGGCAAACCGAAACGAAG TGTTTCATCGTGAAATCCTATCGGAAATGGGAGAACTGGGCGTATTGGGCTCGACGATTAAAG GCTATGGGTGTGCTGGCACCTCATACGTAGCCTACGGGTTGATTGCACGAGAAGTGGAGCGGGTGGACAGCAGTTATCGGTCAGTAATGAGTGTCCAGTCCTCACTGGTAATGCACCCAATCGCAGCCTACGGCACAGAAGCACAGAAGCTAAAATACCTCCCGAAACTAG CCAAAGGGGAGTTGTTGGGCTGCTTCGGTCTAACGGAGCCAAACCATGGAAGTGACCCTTCGAGCATGGAGACCAAGGCAAGGTACAACAAGAGCAGCAACACTTACACACTAAATGGATCAAAGACCTG GATTACCAACTCACCGATGGCCGACATCTTTGTGGTCTGGGCTAAGTGCGACGATGGGAAGGTGCGGGGATTTATTCTTGAgaaggggatgaagggcttggcCACCCCAAAGATTGAAGGGAAGTTCTCTCTAAGAGCCTCTCTGACTGGGATGATTCTGAtggaggatgtggaggtgccagtggaaAATCTGCTGCCCGGTGCAGTGGGTCTCTCG GGTCCTTTCGGGTGTCTGAACAATGCTCGGTATGGAATCGCATGGGGAGCCCTGGGCGCTGCGGAGTTCTGTTTGGAAACAGCCAGGCAGTACGCGTTGGACAG GATTCAGTTTGGGGCTCCCATCGCGAGAAACCAACTCATCCAGAAGAAGATGGCAGACATGTTGACGGAGATCACACTGGGTCTTCATGCCTGCATCCAACTGGGTCGATTGAAGGAGGAAGACAA GGCTGCTCCTGAAATGATCTCCATGCTGAAGCGAAATTCCTGCGGGAAGGCTCTGGATATTGCAAGGCAAGCACGTGACATACTGGGCGGAAATGGAATTTGTGATGAATATCACGTAATTCGCCATGTCATGAATCTGGAATCTGTAAACACATACGAAG GTACTCACGATATCCATGCCCTAATCCTTGGCAAAGCCATCACAGGTCTGCAATCTTTCACCGGACAGAAATAG